One Chryseobacterium indoltheticum DNA segment encodes these proteins:
- a CDS encoding TetR/AcrR family transcriptional regulator, producing MGLHERRQREKESIRANILQAAFTLAKTDGWASLSIRKIADAIEYSAPVVYDHFENKEAILYEISINGFHCLQIELLKAQKKHETPEDQLTAIVDAYWNFAFKNKEYYQLMFGLGMQCSGKGLMKEEFSSFQDMIFDCTFEIIKKKGSNQDNACHSSHALFSAVHGLISIMMMRNDDIPSTMNKTTLDETVSAFIKSL from the coding sequence ATGGGTTTACATGAACGTCGTCAAAGAGAAAAAGAATCTATCCGTGCAAATATTTTGCAGGCTGCATTCACCTTGGCTAAAACTGACGGTTGGGCATCGCTTTCTATTCGTAAAATAGCTGATGCGATTGAGTACAGCGCTCCTGTTGTTTATGATCATTTCGAAAACAAAGAAGCGATTTTATATGAAATTTCTATCAACGGATTTCATTGCCTTCAAATAGAATTACTAAAAGCTCAGAAAAAACACGAAACTCCGGAAGATCAGTTGACAGCAATTGTTGACGCTTATTGGAATTTCGCATTTAAAAATAAAGAATATTACCAATTGATGTTTGGTTTGGGAATGCAATGCAGCGGAAAGGGTTTGATGAAAGAAGAGTTTTCTTCTTTTCAGGATATGATTTTTGACTGTACTTTTGAAATTATTAAGAAAAAAGGTTCAAATCAGGATAATGCCTGTCATTCATCTCACGCATTGTTTTCAGCGGTTCATGGATTGATTTCTATTATGATGATGAGAAATGATGACATCCCATCAACAATGAATAAAACGACTTTAGACGAAACTGTTTCGGCTTTTATTAAATCTTTGTAA
- a CDS encoding efflux RND transporter periplasmic adaptor subunit — MKTTAKARIIVLISSIILLQSCTKAAEGSNAAPPAPELPVYTVTTSPATIYQEFPTALEGKNNVEIRSQVDGYLDKIYVEEGAYVRAGQALFKIDSRAYGEQMNMANANLQVANANIQKAKVEVDRLQPLVAAKVVSDVQLRTAKANYAAAVAAGSQAKASVGGARINVGFTTITAPVSGYIGRIHYKKGSLISRTDANPLTLLSDISEIYAYFSLSELDFIGFQKKYPGATLNEKLKNMPMVDLVIADNTTYPEKGKMSIVDGQFDKTTGAISVRAVFPNANGALRTGNTGRVRMPQLFANTLVIPQESTFEIQDKTYVYVVGKDKKVTSKPITISGKTDSYYFISEGLAAGEKIVYTGIGALKDGVAIQPKAISSDSLLKARPL; from the coding sequence ATGAAAACAACTGCAAAAGCAAGAATTATTGTACTTATATCGAGTATCATTCTTTTACAAAGTTGCACAAAAGCAGCAGAAGGCAGTAATGCTGCTCCACCCGCTCCCGAATTGCCAGTTTACACCGTTACTACATCACCAGCAACCATTTATCAGGAATTTCCAACCGCATTGGAAGGAAAAAATAATGTAGAAATCAGATCTCAGGTTGACGGATATTTAGATAAAATTTATGTGGAAGAAGGCGCTTATGTAAGAGCCGGACAAGCATTATTCAAAATAGATTCAAGAGCTTACGGAGAGCAGATGAATATGGCAAACGCCAATTTACAGGTTGCCAATGCCAATATTCAAAAAGCTAAAGTTGAGGTTGACAGACTTCAGCCGTTGGTTGCCGCAAAAGTAGTTTCTGATGTACAACTGAGAACTGCAAAAGCCAATTATGCAGCAGCAGTTGCAGCAGGATCACAGGCAAAAGCTTCAGTTGGCGGAGCTAGAATCAATGTAGGATTCACAACCATAACTGCACCCGTAAGCGGTTACATCGGAAGAATTCATTACAAAAAAGGAAGTCTGATCTCAAGAACAGATGCTAATCCATTGACTTTATTATCAGACATCAGTGAAATTTACGCATACTTCTCTTTAAGTGAACTTGATTTCATTGGTTTCCAGAAAAAATATCCCGGAGCAACATTAAACGAGAAGCTTAAAAATATGCCGATGGTAGATTTAGTTATCGCAGATAACACCACGTATCCTGAAAAAGGTAAGATGAGCATCGTCGACGGACAGTTTGATAAAACCACAGGAGCAATCAGCGTTCGCGCAGTTTTCCCAAATGCAAACGGAGCATTGAGAACTGGCAATACAGGCCGAGTTCGTATGCCGCAACTATTTGCAAACACGCTTGTCATTCCACAAGAATCAACTTTCGAAATACAGGATAAAACCTACGTTTATGTAGTTGGAAAAGATAAAAAAGTAACCAGCAAACCAATAACAATTTCTGGAAAAACAGATAGTTATTACTTTATTTCTGAAGGACTTGCTGCAGGCGAAAAAATCGTCTACACCGGAATCGGAGCATTGAAAGATGGCGTTGCGATTCAGCCAAAAGCGATCTCTTCTGATAGCCTTTTGAAAGCAAGACCTTTGTAA
- a CDS encoding efflux RND transporter permease subunit — MLKKFIDRPVLSTVISIILLLLGAMSVFNLPITLFPDIAPPSVQVTAFYPGANAEVVARSVAVPIEEAVNGVENMTYMTSNSSNDGSMTLSVFFKQGSDPDNAAVNVQNRVSKAMSQLPQEVVQAGISTQKVQNSMIMFMGLSSDDPKQYDELFLQNYLKINVIPQIQRIPGVAQAQVFGTRDYSMRLWLKPDRLAANNLSPQEVLAAVKDHNLEAAPGRLGQGSKETYEYILKYKGKLNKNADYENIAIKSNSDGSFLRLKDVARVEFGSYTYTAANRVDGKPVAGFAILQTAGSNANEILTEIEKQVEQMKTSLPKGVEPIIMYNSKDFLDASIHQVVETLVIAFILVFIVVFIFLQDFRSTLIPAIAVPVAIVGTFFFLQMFGFSINMLTLFALVLAIGIVVDDAIVVVEAVHSKMEQTGMPVEQATTNSMSEISGAIISITLVMCAVFIPVGFMQGPAGVFYRQFAFTLVIAILISAVNALTLSPALCALLLNDPQGEHGEHGQKKGFGAKFFNAFNKSFNNMTRKYIYSLKFLIKNKWVAVTGLALITAASVFLINKAPTGFIPTEDQGFVLYAVNTPPGSSLDRTHRATEQIDKIINGEKAKNHLWVADGMNFISNSNASPYAAGFIKLKDFEDRGEVKDPDQIAAALTGKVAQVKDASAFFFNFPTVQGFGNVSGFEFMLQDKTNGSFEQLGTTTQAFIGELMKRPEIAFAFTTYAAGNPQYTIDVDTDKANQLGVSVTELMQTMQIYYGSSFVSDFNRFGKYYRVMAQADIPYRTDANSMEGIYVKNKTGEMVPVKTLVTLKRTFGPETVSRNNLFNAVTINGTPKPGYSTGDAIKAVEEVAQKSLPRGYGYEWTGITREEIKTGGQTAFVFMLSILFVYFLLAAQYESYILPFAVILTIPTGIFGVFAFTGLAGIDNNIYVQVGLIMLVGLLAKNAILIVEFAVQRRKAGKTLIESALQASRLRLRPILMTSFAFIIGMLPLVWTQGAAAKGNHSIGISTVGGMFTGVVFGIFIIPVMYVIFQYLHEKMPSRKNKRLQKQKLEEELLATAH, encoded by the coding sequence ATGTTAAAAAAATTCATAGATAGACCGGTACTTTCTACGGTTATCTCCATTATATTGTTGCTGTTGGGAGCAATGTCGGTTTTCAACCTTCCGATTACGCTGTTTCCCGATATTGCACCACCGAGTGTGCAGGTGACAGCATTTTATCCGGGAGCGAATGCTGAAGTTGTCGCCCGTTCCGTTGCGGTCCCTATTGAAGAAGCGGTGAACGGTGTTGAGAACATGACGTACATGACGTCTAACTCAAGTAACGACGGATCAATGACTTTAAGTGTGTTTTTCAAACAAGGTTCTGATCCTGATAATGCAGCGGTAAATGTTCAAAACCGTGTTTCGAAAGCGATGAGCCAGCTTCCGCAGGAGGTTGTACAGGCTGGAATTTCAACTCAGAAAGTTCAGAACAGTATGATTATGTTTATGGGACTTTCGAGTGATGACCCAAAACAATATGACGAACTTTTCCTTCAAAATTATCTGAAAATCAACGTAATTCCACAAATTCAACGTATTCCGGGAGTTGCTCAGGCACAGGTTTTCGGGACGAGAGATTATTCAATGAGACTTTGGCTGAAGCCAGACCGATTAGCCGCCAACAATCTTTCTCCGCAGGAAGTTTTAGCAGCAGTAAAAGATCACAACTTAGAAGCTGCACCGGGACGTTTAGGGCAGGGAAGCAAGGAAACTTACGAATATATCTTAAAATATAAAGGTAAATTAAACAAAAATGCAGACTACGAAAATATCGCCATCAAGTCTAATAGCGACGGATCATTTTTAAGATTAAAAGATGTTGCAAGAGTAGAATTTGGTTCTTACACATACACCGCTGCGAACAGAGTTGACGGAAAACCGGTTGCAGGTTTTGCGATTTTACAAACTGCAGGATCTAATGCAAACGAAATTCTAACTGAAATTGAAAAGCAGGTTGAGCAGATGAAAACTTCACTTCCAAAGGGAGTTGAGCCCATCATCATGTACAATTCCAAAGACTTCTTGGATGCGTCGATTCATCAGGTTGTGGAAACGTTAGTAATTGCATTTATCTTGGTGTTTATTGTGGTATTTATTTTCCTTCAGGATTTCAGATCTACATTAATTCCTGCGATTGCCGTTCCGGTAGCGATTGTCGGTACATTTTTCTTCCTTCAGATGTTTGGTTTTAGTATCAATATGTTGACCTTATTTGCTTTGGTTTTAGCCATTGGAATTGTTGTGGATGATGCGATTGTCGTCGTAGAAGCCGTCCATTCAAAAATGGAACAGACAGGAATGCCCGTTGAACAGGCGACTACAAACTCAATGAGTGAAATTTCGGGAGCGATTATTTCCATTACATTGGTAATGTGTGCGGTATTTATTCCGGTTGGTTTCATGCAAGGTCCGGCGGGAGTTTTCTATAGACAGTTTGCTTTTACTTTGGTGATTGCGATTTTGATTTCAGCGGTTAATGCATTGACTTTAAGTCCTGCTTTATGTGCTTTATTATTAAATGATCCTCAGGGAGAACATGGCGAGCACGGTCAGAAAAAAGGTTTTGGAGCGAAATTTTTCAACGCTTTCAACAAAAGCTTCAACAACATGACCAGAAAATACATCTACAGCCTTAAATTTTTAATTAAAAATAAATGGGTTGCCGTTACAGGTTTAGCGTTGATCACGGCGGCAAGTGTTTTCTTAATCAATAAAGCTCCTACAGGATTTATTCCTACCGAAGATCAAGGATTTGTTTTGTATGCTGTGAATACGCCTCCGGGAAGTTCATTAGACAGAACGCACAGAGCAACTGAGCAAATTGACAAAATCATCAACGGCGAAAAAGCAAAAAACCACCTTTGGGTTGCCGACGGAATGAACTTCATCAGTAATTCTAATGCATCACCCTATGCTGCAGGTTTTATTAAATTGAAAGACTTTGAAGATCGTGGCGAAGTGAAAGATCCGGATCAGATTGCAGCAGCCCTGACAGGAAAAGTTGCTCAGGTAAAAGATGCCAGTGCATTCTTCTTCAACTTCCCTACTGTACAGGGTTTTGGTAACGTTTCAGGGTTTGAATTCATGTTGCAGGATAAAACGAACGGTTCTTTTGAACAATTGGGAACAACCACTCAGGCATTTATCGGAGAATTAATGAAACGTCCGGAAATTGCTTTTGCATTCACCACTTATGCAGCCGGAAATCCTCAATATACAATTGATGTAGACACCGATAAAGCCAATCAGCTGGGAGTTTCTGTGACAGAATTGATGCAGACGATGCAGATATATTATGGAAGTAGTTTTGTATCAGATTTCAACAGATTTGGAAAATATTACAGAGTGATGGCACAGGCAGATATTCCTTACAGAACCGATGCGAATTCCATGGAAGGAATTTATGTTAAAAATAAAACAGGTGAAATGGTTCCTGTAAAGACTTTGGTCACTTTAAAAAGAACTTTCGGACCTGAAACGGTTTCAAGAAACAACTTATTCAACGCTGTTACGATCAACGGAACTCCGAAACCTGGTTACAGTACCGGAGACGCCATCAAAGCCGTAGAAGAAGTTGCTCAAAAATCACTTCCTCGTGGATATGGTTACGAATGGACAGGAATTACCCGTGAAGAAATCAAAACCGGTGGACAAACTGCTTTTGTATTTATGCTAAGTATCTTATTTGTATATTTCTTATTGGCAGCTCAGTACGAAAGTTATATTCTTCCATTTGCAGTTATTTTAACGATTCCAACTGGGATTTTTGGAGTATTTGCTTTCACAGGATTAGCTGGAATTGATAATAACATTTACGTTCAGGTTGGTCTAATTATGCTCGTCGGATTGTTGGCGAAAAACGCGATTCTGATTGTCGAATTTGCCGTTCAGCGAAGAAAAGCAGGAAAAACACTGATTGAATCGGCTCTTCAGGCTTCAAGATTACGTTTGAGACCCATTTTGATGACTTCATTTGCTTTTATCATCGGTATGCTTCCATTAGTTTGGACTCAAGGTGCAGCAGCAAAAGGGAATCATTCCATCGGAATCAGCACCGTTGGTGGAATGTTTACAGGAGTTGTCTTCGGAATTTTCATCATTCCGGTGATGTATGTGATCTTCCAATATTTACATGAAAAAATGCCGAGCAGAAAAAACAAAAGACTTCAAAAACAAAAATTGGAGGAAGAACTTTTGGCAACAGCACATTAA
- a CDS encoding efflux transporter outer membrane subunit encodes MKRVKNIIIAFGIALGAVSCVPKLAYQETKPELPETFKYTATADTASVANLEWKQFFNDPILQDLIEKGIKNNYDLQIALKQVASSQEKLKQAKYLQYPDVGFGVSAQISKPSKNSMNGQSLNLFLGQSHVEDYNAAFNLSWEADIWGKIKNQQEVSKMQYLQTYEATKAIQTQVVAAIAQGYYNLLMLDKQLQIAKSNLDLSTNTLSLTEKLWQSGDTTSLGVQQATAQKQSTELLITQLEQNIAIQENALSILVGENPNKVNRTIEMSDTSLPQDISAGLPAAMVSRRPDVRQQELVLLESNSIVGIAQANMYPALKITATGGVNSFKVDNWFSIPASLFGSVLGGLTQPIFQKRQLKTDLNVAKIQREKNVLAFRQSVLNAVGEVSDALVSNESLKVQEQKATEQVATLKNGIKSAEMLYRGGMANYLEVITAQGNSLQAELNLASVKRQRLSSIVDLYRALGGGWK; translated from the coding sequence ATGAAAAGAGTAAAAAATATAATCATCGCTTTTGGGATTGCATTAGGTGCAGTTTCTTGTGTGCCGAAATTGGCCTATCAGGAAACGAAACCCGAACTTCCCGAAACATTCAAATATACTGCAACCGCAGACACTGCAAGCGTCGCAAACTTAGAATGGAAACAGTTTTTCAACGATCCCATTTTACAGGATTTAATTGAAAAAGGAATTAAAAATAATTACGATTTACAGATTGCCTTAAAACAGGTCGCTTCTTCACAGGAAAAACTGAAACAGGCAAAATATCTTCAATATCCTGATGTTGGTTTCGGAGTTTCTGCGCAGATTTCAAAGCCTTCAAAAAACAGCATGAATGGACAAAGTTTAAATTTATTTTTAGGTCAAAGTCATGTTGAAGATTATAATGCTGCATTTAATTTATCTTGGGAAGCAGATATTTGGGGGAAAATTAAAAATCAGCAGGAAGTTTCAAAAATGCAGTATCTGCAGACTTATGAAGCGACAAAAGCGATTCAGACACAGGTTGTCGCAGCGATTGCTCAGGGATATTACAATTTATTGATGCTTGATAAACAATTACAGATTGCAAAATCAAACTTAGATTTAAGCACCAATACGCTTTCGCTTACAGAAAAATTATGGCAAAGCGGTGACACGACTTCTTTGGGAGTTCAGCAAGCTACTGCTCAAAAGCAATCGACAGAACTTTTGATCACTCAATTGGAGCAAAATATTGCCATTCAGGAAAATGCATTGAGTATTTTGGTTGGTGAAAATCCAAATAAAGTCAACAGAACGATTGAAATGTCGGACACTTCTTTACCACAGGATATTTCTGCGGGACTTCCTGCAGCGATGGTGAGTCGCCGTCCGGATGTTCGTCAGCAGGAATTGGTTTTATTGGAATCAAATTCAATCGTGGGAATTGCTCAGGCAAATATGTATCCTGCATTGAAAATTACAGCAACCGGTGGAGTTAATTCATTTAAAGTTGATAACTGGTTTTCAATTCCGGCTTCATTGTTTGGATCTGTTTTAGGAGGATTGACTCAGCCTATTTTTCAGAAAAGACAATTGAAAACAGATTTAAATGTTGCTAAAATTCAGAGAGAGAAAAACGTTTTGGCGTTCCGTCAGTCTGTTTTGAATGCGGTAGGCGAAGTTTCTGATGCTTTGGTTTCAAACGAAAGTTTAAAAGTTCAGGAACAAAAAGCAACCGAACAAGTTGCAACGTTGAAAAATGGAATTAAAAGCGCCGAAATGCTTTACAGAGGCGGAATGGCAAATTACTTAGAAGTGATTACCGCTCAGGGAAATTCTTTACAGGCTGAACTGAATCTTGCGTCCGTAAAAAGACAGAGATTGAGCAGTATTGTAGATTTGTACCGAGCTTTAGGTGGCGGATGGAAGTAG
- the miaA gene encoding tRNA (adenosine(37)-N6)-dimethylallyltransferase MiaA produces the protein MKTLISVVGTTGIGKTKLAIDLARQFNTEIISCDSRQFFSEMKIGTAAPTEEELSQAKHHFIGQLSVKDYYSIGQFEHDSLELLDQLFKKYDIVIMVGGSMMYEKAVIEGLNDLPEANDENQEKLEAIWQTEGIEKLQEMLKDLDPEYYENVDIHNQRRLLRAIDIIWQTGKTYSENISHDKNPRNFQTIRIGIEAPRETIYERINLRVDKMMENGLLNEAKNLDDLRKSQEGRTLASLNTVGYSELFKYFDGEWDLDFAVSEIKKNSRRFAKRQLTWYRKEENIHYLQVGYSEKDFNGLIEFINEQTKK, from the coding sequence ATGAAAACATTGATTTCTGTAGTGGGAACTACCGGTATTGGAAAAACAAAACTCGCCATTGATTTAGCTCGCCAATTCAATACAGAAATTATTTCCTGTGATTCCCGACAGTTTTTTAGCGAAATGAAAATCGGAACGGCGGCACCTACTGAAGAGGAGCTTTCACAGGCAAAGCATCATTTTATTGGTCAGCTTTCGGTAAAAGATTATTATTCTATCGGTCAGTTTGAGCATGATTCTTTAGAATTACTCGACCAACTTTTCAAAAAATACGACATTGTCATTATGGTTGGCGGAAGCATGATGTATGAGAAAGCGGTAATTGAAGGCTTAAATGATTTGCCTGAAGCAAATGACGAAAATCAGGAAAAACTGGAGGCGATTTGGCAAACTGAGGGAATCGAAAAACTTCAGGAAATGTTGAAAGATTTAGATCCTGAATATTATGAAAATGTTGATATTCATAATCAAAGAAGGCTTTTGCGAGCAATTGATATAATTTGGCAAACCGGAAAAACATATTCTGAAAATATTTCTCACGACAAAAATCCAAGAAACTTCCAAACAATAAGAATTGGCATTGAAGCGCCACGGGAAACGATTTATGAAAGAATCAATCTACGTGTCGATAAAATGATGGAAAACGGCTTGCTCAATGAGGCTAAAAATCTTGATGATTTAAGAAAATCGCAGGAAGGAAGAACTTTGGCATCACTCAATACAGTTGGTTATTCTGAGCTTTTCAAATATTTTGATGGAGAATGGGATTTGGATTTTGCGGTTTCTGAGATTAAGAAAAACTCGAGAAGATTTGCAAAACGCCAATTGACTTGGTATAGAAAAGAAGAAAATATTCATTATTTGCAGGTTGGATATTCAGAGAAAGATTTTAATGGGTTGATTGAATTTATAAACGAGCAAACTAAAAAGTAA
- a CDS encoding YicC family protein: protein MILSMTGFGRAEGVFEGKKISIDIKSLNSKSFDLNIKIPLRYKEKEFEVRKILNDRIIRGKVDCYINIENLEETNDVKINRSLIDSYMNELKNIASDGPDFEYLKMAVRLPDAITSRPDELTEGEWESLAKIVNNAVDKFQEFRKTEGKILHEELERNIKNIDRSLAEVVPYEQVRIDAVKERYMKTLKEFENVDETRFYQEMAYFTEKLDIQEEKVRLSQHLKYYSEVMENEDFNGKKLGFISQEIGREINTLGSKANHAEIQKLVVMMKDDLEKIKEQTLNVL, encoded by the coding sequence ATGATTTTATCAATGACCGGCTTTGGTAGAGCCGAAGGTGTTTTTGAAGGAAAAAAAATTTCGATCGATATTAAATCACTGAACAGTAAGAGCTTTGATTTAAATATTAAAATTCCTTTACGTTACAAAGAAAAAGAATTTGAAGTAAGAAAAATTCTAAACGATAGAATCATCCGTGGAAAGGTAGATTGCTACATTAATATTGAGAATCTTGAAGAAACCAATGATGTGAAAATCAACAGAAGTTTGATCGATTCTTACATGAATGAGCTTAAAAATATCGCTTCTGACGGACCTGATTTTGAATACCTTAAAATGGCGGTAAGGCTTCCGGATGCAATCACTTCAAGACCAGATGAATTAACTGAAGGTGAATGGGAATCTTTGGCGAAAATTGTAAATAATGCAGTCGACAAATTCCAGGAATTCAGAAAGACTGAAGGAAAAATTCTTCACGAAGAACTGGAAAGAAATATCAAAAATATTGATAGATCTTTGGCAGAAGTTGTTCCTTATGAGCAAGTGAGAATTGATGCAGTGAAAGAACGTTACATGAAAACTTTAAAAGAGTTTGAAAACGTTGATGAAACAAGATTTTACCAGGAAATGGCATATTTCACTGAAAAATTAGACATTCAGGAAGAAAAAGTGAGACTTTCACAGCATTTGAAATATTACTCTGAAGTGATGGAAAATGAAGATTTTAATGGAAAAAAACTTGGGTTTATTTCACAGGAAATCGGAAGAGAAATCAACACTTTAGGATCAAAAGCCAATCACGCTGAAATTCAGAAATTGGTCGTGATGATGAAAGATGATTTGGAAAAAATAAAAGAGCAAACGTTAAACGTGTTGTAA
- the gmk gene encoding guanylate kinase, whose amino-acid sequence MNKVIIFSAPSGSGKTTLVKHSLEAIPELEFSISCTTRQPRGSETHAVDYHFISPDEFRQKISEEAFVEFEEVYTDKYYGTLKSEVEKIWNQGKVVIFDVDVKGGISLKKYFGEKALSIFIEPPSIAELERRLISRNTDDAETIKTRVEKAEEELTYAIEFDKIVINSDLSEAKIEIESLIKNFIGN is encoded by the coding sequence ATGAATAAAGTTATCATATTTTCAGCGCCATCGGGAAGTGGAAAAACAACGTTGGTAAAACATTCTCTGGAAGCAATTCCGGAATTGGAATTTTCCATTTCATGCACAACGAGACAGCCGAGAGGAAGTGAAACTCACGCTGTTGATTATCATTTTATTTCTCCTGACGAATTCAGACAGAAAATTTCTGAAGAAGCTTTTGTTGAATTTGAGGAAGTTTATACTGATAAATATTACGGAACTTTAAAATCTGAGGTAGAAAAGATCTGGAATCAGGGAAAAGTTGTTATTTTTGATGTAGACGTAAAAGGCGGAATTTCATTAAAAAAATATTTTGGAGAAAAAGCATTATCCATTTTTATAGAACCACCTTCGATTGCCGAATTGGAACGAAGATTGATTTCAAGGAACACCGATGATGCCGAAACCATAAAAACCCGCGTGGAAAAAGCCGAAGAAGAGCTCACCTACGCGATAGAATTTGACAAAATCGTCATTAACAGCGATTTGAGTGAAGCAAAAATAGAAATAGAAAGTTTAATAAAAAATTTTATTGGGAATTAA
- the nadA gene encoding quinolinate synthase NadA — protein sequence MSTETLEKAKSTLPVKGFLDLKDIDIPQGEDLVKAILQLKEEKNAVILAHYYQPGEIQDIADFLGDSLQLARQAKDTDADMIVFCGVHFMAEAAKILNPTKKVVLPDTMAGCSLADGCSGEGLRKMREQHPNALIATYINCNAETKAESDIIVTSSNAETVIEALPTDRPIIFAPDKNLGRYLSKKTGRDMILWDGSCIVHEAFSMERIAQQLADNPDAKMIAHPESEEAVLKLAHFIGSTSALLNFVEKDDCQKFIIATEEGILHEMRKRAPHKELIPALVFDESCNCSECFYMKRNTMEKLYLCMKYELPEIIIEEELRLRALKPIEAMLDLSKSIK from the coding sequence ATGAGCACCGAAACATTAGAAAAAGCCAAATCTACACTTCCTGTAAAAGGATTTTTAGATTTAAAAGATATTGATATTCCTCAGGGAGAAGACTTGGTAAAAGCAATTCTTCAACTGAAGGAAGAAAAAAATGCCGTTATCTTGGCGCATTATTATCAACCGGGAGAAATTCAGGATATTGCTGATTTCCTTGGAGATTCTCTTCAATTGGCAAGGCAGGCAAAAGATACAGACGCCGACATGATTGTATTCTGCGGAGTACATTTCATGGCCGAAGCTGCAAAAATCTTGAATCCGACGAAAAAAGTTGTCCTTCCCGATACAATGGCTGGATGCTCTTTGGCAGACGGCTGCAGTGGTGAAGGTTTGAGAAAAATGCGTGAGCAACATCCGAACGCTTTAATCGCAACGTACATCAACTGTAATGCAGAAACAAAAGCAGAAAGCGACATCATTGTAACCAGTTCAAACGCTGAAACGGTGATTGAAGCTTTACCGACCGACCGACCAATTATTTTCGCTCCGGATAAAAATTTAGGCAGATATTTATCTAAAAAAACCGGTCGTGACATGATTCTTTGGGACGGAAGCTGCATCGTACACGAAGCTTTCTCAATGGAAAGAATTGCGCAGCAATTAGCAGATAATCCTGATGCAAAGATGATTGCACATCCTGAAAGTGAAGAAGCTGTTTTAAAACTGGCTCACTTCATCGGTTCTACTTCTGCTCTTTTGAATTTTGTTGAAAAAGATGATTGTCAGAAATTTATCATTGCCACTGAAGAAGGAATTCTTCACGAAATGAGAAAGCGTGCACCGCACAAAGAATTAATTCCAGCCTTGGTTTTTGACGAAAGCTGTAACTGTTCGGAATGTTTTTATATGAAGCGAAACACAATGGAAAAACTGTATTTGTGCATGAAATATGAACTTCCTGAGATTATCATTGAAGAAGAACTTCGACTAAGAGCGCTGAAGCCAATTGAGGCAATGCTTGATCTTTCGAAAAGTATTAAATAA
- a CDS encoding bacteriocin-like protein — MKNLKKLDRSSLKKLKGGDLNLQCNLECRISYECKIGCHGIPQCVPKGQYIPENC; from the coding sequence ATGAAAAATTTAAAAAAATTAGACCGATCAAGCTTAAAAAAACTGAAAGGTGGAGATTTAAATTTACAATGTAATTTAGAATGTAGAATTAGCTATGAATGCAAAATAGGATGTCACGGAATCCCGCAATGCGTTCCCAAAGGACAATACATTCCAGAAAATTGCTAA
- a CDS encoding bacteriocin-like protein, protein MKNLKKLNRGSLKSINGGAGPCNANCPPGPYGPGPDFPSSCEAYNALPKCCQSKVLVHMDCVDGGLS, encoded by the coding sequence ATGAAAAATCTAAAAAAATTAAACAGAGGAAGTTTAAAATCAATTAACGGTGGAGCAGGTCCTTGTAATGCAAATTGTCCTCCGGGACCTTACGGCCCAGGCCCTGATTTTCCAAGTTCGTGTGAGGCATACAATGCTTTACCAAAATGTTGCCAATCTAAAGTTTTAGTACATATGGATTGCGTAGATGGAGGACTTTCATAA
- the folB gene encoding dihydroneopterin aldolase: protein MSKIFLEDVKIYAYHGVLPEENSIGTYYILNAEIHTDLWDAAASDDLNDTISYADINDIIHDEMKIQSKLLEHVAARIITKINEKFNQISYIKLRITKTSPPMKGEMKGASIELEKSFLLGGITENE, encoded by the coding sequence ATGAGCAAAATCTTTTTAGAAGATGTAAAAATATACGCTTATCACGGCGTTCTTCCCGAAGAAAATAGTATCGGAACATATTATATTTTAAACGCTGAAATTCACACAGATTTGTGGGATGCTGCAGCTTCTGATGATCTGAATGACACAATCAGTTATGCTGATATTAACGATATCATTCATGATGAGATGAAGATTCAATCTAAATTGTTGGAACATGTTGCAGCAAGAATTATCACAAAAATCAACGAGAAATTTAATCAGATCTCTTACATCAAATTAAGAATTACCAAAACAAGCCCGCCAATGAAGGGCGAAATGAAAGGTGCAAGTATTGAGCTGGAAAAAAGCTTTTTATTGGGCGGAATTACAGAAAATGAGTAA